Proteins co-encoded in one Xiphophorus couchianus chromosome 16, X_couchianus-1.0, whole genome shotgun sequence genomic window:
- the chchd5 gene encoding coiled-coil-helix-coiled-coil-helix domain-containing protein 5 yields MQAAMEISAKYCYKELETYGSCVASNPTSWQHKCHDLKLKVSQCTSSHPVIQKIREDCSTEFEKFEQCLKDNLTSPTSCSPHVTRFLGCADSVDLSSVDTGSDTS; encoded by the exons AT gCAAGCAGCTATGGAAATATCAGCAAAGTACTGTTATAAAGAACTGGAGACATATGGGTCGTGCGTTGCCTCAAATCCAACGTCTTGGCAACACAAGTGCCATGACCTAAAACTCAAGGTTTCGCAATGTACATCATCACA TCCAGTGATCCAGAAGATCAGGGAAGACTGCTCCACAGAATTTGAGAAATTTGAGCAATGTCTGAAAGATAACCTGACCTCACCTACCTCTTGTTCACCACACGTGACCCGCTTTCTAGGCTGTGCAGACTCCGTTGACCTCAGCAGCGTGG ATACAGGTTCTGACACATCATAG